One window from the genome of Haladaptatus paucihalophilus DX253 encodes:
- a CDS encoding type II secretion system F family protein: MGLLNFVPLVLALAFLAPVALSPVSRTAYRTVTRVSLQLFGSYVRDGGRKRNRREELLRAAHVGETYRLYASKTWVYTTLATISGSIIGIYVVGLVLAVLSVSPATLRAELPARLQFLANLVVVPSLTLGELFVLLVFSSATVGLLGGALTYWLRWELPSYRGNARARKIDGSLSRTVAFTYALSRSGMGMPAIMRTLARNRDVYGEAAAEVGVGVKAMDLFGLDVLTAIKQMSRQSPSEKFEDFGENLASVLQSGQSLPTYLSEQYERYQRDAKAEQEAFLELLSVLAEGYVSLFVVGPLLLITILVIMGLMGVADTLDFLYLMAYLLIPLGNVGFVVYLDSITESLRISRESRTTPSITVPTVRRVADPDAGRTVSDGGTTPTNVERLAAYDRFKDVRDGLEDPFRTVRRNPDTLLYVTVPLALLSVVLRVFPDLAAGTATPASVDGVVIQAALFVLGTYAVVQWAYRRRVKAIEAAVPDMLDRLASLNEAGMTVVESVRRVTNSDLGALNDELERMSRDIEWGTDAATALRRVEDRIDTPTVTRVVSLVTNAMHASGDIGRVLRIAADDAQESRRLQRQREDEMKTYLIIIYLSFFVFLVIIGALSAILVPALQDLPAGNAAGGPVGVGGLGNAAAVDIHAYTIVFFHTALVQAVVSGFVAGKMGEGTVRDGAKHATAMLAISYVAFLLIEFLVYP; this comes from the coding sequence ATGGGTCTGCTCAACTTCGTCCCGCTCGTCCTCGCGCTCGCGTTTCTCGCGCCCGTCGCCCTCTCGCCAGTCAGCAGGACGGCGTACCGAACCGTCACCCGCGTTTCGCTACAGCTCTTCGGCAGCTACGTCCGCGACGGCGGGCGGAAACGGAACCGCCGCGAGGAGCTGTTGCGGGCGGCGCACGTCGGGGAGACGTACCGACTGTACGCGTCGAAAACGTGGGTGTACACCACATTGGCCACCATCTCCGGCAGCATCATCGGTATCTACGTCGTCGGACTCGTGTTGGCCGTCCTTTCGGTCTCCCCGGCGACGCTCCGTGCTGAACTCCCGGCGAGGTTGCAGTTTCTCGCCAATCTCGTGGTCGTCCCCTCGCTCACTCTCGGCGAACTGTTCGTCCTGCTCGTGTTCAGCAGCGCGACGGTCGGCCTCCTCGGTGGCGCGCTGACGTACTGGCTTCGCTGGGAGTTGCCGTCCTACCGGGGGAACGCCCGCGCCCGGAAGATAGACGGCAGCCTCTCTCGAACGGTCGCGTTCACCTACGCGCTCTCCCGGAGCGGGATGGGAATGCCCGCGATAATGCGGACGCTGGCGCGGAACCGCGACGTGTACGGCGAGGCGGCGGCGGAGGTCGGGGTCGGCGTCAAGGCCATGGACCTGTTCGGACTCGACGTGCTGACCGCCATCAAGCAGATGTCGCGCCAGTCGCCGAGCGAGAAGTTCGAGGATTTCGGCGAGAACTTGGCGAGCGTCCTCCAGAGCGGCCAGAGCCTTCCGACGTATCTAAGCGAGCAGTACGAGCGCTATCAACGGGACGCGAAAGCCGAACAGGAGGCGTTTCTCGAACTGCTCTCGGTGCTCGCAGAGGGGTACGTCTCGCTGTTCGTCGTCGGTCCGCTCCTGCTCATCACCATCCTCGTCATCATGGGGCTGATGGGCGTCGCCGACACGCTCGACTTCCTCTATCTGATGGCGTATCTGCTCATCCCCCTCGGTAACGTCGGATTCGTCGTGTATCTCGACAGCATCACGGAATCGCTTCGAATCAGCCGCGAGTCGAGGACGACGCCGAGTATCACCGTTCCGACGGTCCGGCGCGTCGCCGACCCGGACGCCGGACGCACGGTGAGCGACGGCGGAACCACCCCGACCAACGTCGAACGATTGGCGGCCTACGACCGATTCAAGGACGTTCGAGACGGCCTCGAGGACCCGTTCAGAACCGTCCGCCGGAACCCGGATACGCTGTTGTACGTGACGGTTCCGCTCGCACTCCTCTCCGTCGTGCTTCGCGTCTTCCCCGACCTCGCGGCGGGGACGGCGACGCCCGCGTCCGTGGATGGCGTCGTGATACAAGCCGCGCTGTTCGTCTTGGGGACGTACGCCGTCGTTCAGTGGGCGTACCGTCGCCGGGTTAAAGCGATAGAGGCCGCCGTTCCCGACATGCTCGACCGACTCGCCAGCCTCAACGAGGCGGGGATGACGGTCGTCGAGAGCGTTCGACGGGTGACGAACAGCGACCTCGGCGCGCTGAACGACGAGTTAGAGCGCATGTCGCGCGACATCGAGTGGGGAACCGACGCCGCGACCGCGCTCCGACGGGTCGAGGACAGAATCGACACGCCGACCGTCACGCGGGTCGTCTCGCTCGTGACGAACGCGATGCACGCCAGCGGCGACATCGGGCGCGTCCTTCGAATCGCCGCGGACGACGCACAGGAATCGAGACGGCTCCAGCGCCAGCGCGAGGACGAGATGAAGACCTACCTCATCATCATCTACCTCTCGTTTTTCGTCTTCCTCGTCATCATCGGGGCGCTTTCGGCCATCCTGGTTCCCGCGCTCCAGGACCTTCCCGCCGGAAACGCGGCCGGTGGTCCGGTCGGCGTCGGTGGCCTCGGGAACGCCGCGGCGGTGGATATTCACGCCTACACCATCGTCTTTTTCCACACCGCGCTCGTCCAAGCCGTCGTCTCCGGGTTCGTCGCGGGGAAGATGGGCGAGGGAACGGTACGCGACGGCGCGAAGCACGCGACGGCGATGTTGGCCATCTCCTACGTCGCCTTCCTACTCATCGAGTTCCTGGTTTACCCGTAG
- a CDS encoding class I SAM-dependent methyltransferase, protein MTDPETIATYQSVADEYRELHADRTGVEGIAERFLTAVEGVAEGSARIADVGCGPGWESATFAERGHEVVGIDLTPNFLRAAREVAPAANFARMDMRRLGFESDSFDGLWACASFLHVPREDALGTLKTFRRVLRPGGVCLLSVKHGDGEMSGDVYDEDGRRFTLYRPDELRSMADSAGFTVESASVDATDSWVQLLARA, encoded by the coding sequence ATGACGGACCCGGAGACGATTGCGACCTATCAATCGGTCGCGGACGAGTATCGGGAACTGCACGCGGACCGAACGGGTGTCGAGGGGATAGCCGAGCGATTTCTGACGGCCGTCGAGGGAGTGGCCGAGGGGAGCGCTCGAATCGCGGACGTGGGCTGTGGTCCCGGGTGGGAGTCGGCGACGTTCGCGGAGCGCGGTCACGAGGTCGTCGGCATCGACCTCACGCCGAACTTCCTCCGGGCGGCGCGGGAGGTCGCCCCTGCCGCCAACTTCGCGCGGATGGACATGCGTCGGCTCGGGTTCGAGTCCGATTCCTTCGACGGCCTGTGGGCTTGTGCGTCGTTTCTCCACGTCCCGCGGGAGGACGCTCTCGGCACGCTGAAAACGTTCCGTCGGGTGCTCCGACCCGGCGGCGTCTGCCTCCTCTCGGTCAAACACGGCGACGGCGAGATGAGCGGCGACGTGTACGACGAGGACGGACGGCGGTTCACGCTCTACCGACCCGATGAGTTGCGGTCGATGGCGGACAGCGCGGGGTTCACCGTCGAATCGGCCAGCGTCGATGCGACCGACTCGTGGGTGCAACTGCTGGCGCGAGCCTGA
- a CDS encoding class I SAM-dependent methyltransferase, with protein MNPTSHDVRATYDRIAGHFAKTREYAWPEVESFLDGRAGTTALDLGCANGRHAELLTGHASRVIGADVSAGLLVEARERATERGFDLELVQCDAARIPLDDDTIDLAVYVATLHHLPNREARVGSLDELARVLSPDGTALVSAWSTAHDKFDREEGFDTTVDWTLPGGETVPRFYHIYSPDEFREDLDESALVSDDVSISSGNCYAVVRGRKQ; from the coding sequence GTGAACCCGACGAGTCACGACGTACGGGCGACCTACGACCGCATCGCGGGCCACTTCGCCAAGACGCGGGAGTACGCGTGGCCCGAAGTCGAATCGTTCCTCGACGGTCGAGCGGGCACCACGGCCCTCGACCTCGGCTGTGCCAACGGCAGGCACGCGGAACTGCTGACCGGACACGCCAGCCGCGTCATCGGCGCGGACGTGAGCGCGGGCCTCCTCGTCGAGGCCCGCGAACGGGCAACGGAACGCGGTTTCGACCTCGAACTGGTGCAGTGCGACGCGGCCCGGATTCCGCTCGACGACGACACCATCGACCTCGCGGTCTACGTCGCCACGCTTCACCACCTACCGAACCGCGAGGCCCGCGTCGGCAGTCTGGACGAACTCGCCCGCGTGCTCTCACCCGACGGAACCGCGCTCGTCAGCGCGTGGAGCACGGCTCACGACAAATTCGACCGCGAAGAGGGCTTCGACACGACCGTCGATTGGACGCTCCCCGGCGGGGAGACGGTGCCGCGGTTCTACCACATCTACTCGCCCGACGAGTTCCGCGAGGACCTCGACGAGAGCGCCCTCGTTTCCGACGACGTGTCCATCTCCAGCGGGAACTGTTACGCCGTCGTCCGCGGGCGAAAACAGTAA
- a CDS encoding type II/IV secretion system ATPase subunit produces MSELSIDELTVRVREWRRTIRRTAEMLRGSTVSVGDYDPATHGSLITFTGVPGYEEVERYWVNAPFAFVSINYDPEANEHLYHVVEPELDDVEVELLERLFSDLRESLIYRREMGDETAETVLRDELRELLEVYGVEVDAATYYRLFYYLFRSFRGFGKLDPLINDPHIEDISCDGYDLPIFVYHDTYNDIGTNVVYSKDELDSLVVRLAQQSGQHVSVGEPVVEATLPDGSRAELALGEEVTPRGSAFTIRKYADEPFTPVDLVNYGTFNLDQMAYLWLAIENNKSLIFAGGTASGKTTSMNAISMFIPPRSKVLTIEDTRELTLYHDNWLSSVTRDRLDEGTDITMYDLLRSALRHRPEYIVVGEVRGEEAMTLFQAMNTGHTTYSTMHADSVQTVINRLENEPINVPRAMIQSLDILSIQSLTYVGEERLRRTQTLAEINGIDQRTGDLDYTTTFSWEPSKDTFRKRDSGVLDEIRRDHGWSQSELLTELRDRKLVLQYLRENGISDYRRFTAMVNEYYADPETVVSNVRESTDSAVAELD; encoded by the coding sequence ATGTCGGAGTTATCGATAGACGAACTGACCGTTCGCGTCCGTGAGTGGCGACGGACGATTCGGCGCACGGCGGAGATGCTTCGGGGTTCGACCGTCTCGGTCGGCGACTACGACCCGGCGACCCACGGGTCGCTCATCACGTTCACCGGAGTGCCGGGCTACGAAGAGGTGGAGCGATACTGGGTGAACGCGCCGTTCGCGTTCGTCTCCATCAACTACGACCCGGAGGCGAACGAACACTTGTATCACGTCGTCGAACCCGAGTTGGATGACGTCGAAGTCGAACTGCTGGAGCGGCTGTTTTCCGACCTGCGCGAGTCGCTCATCTACCGCCGCGAGATGGGAGACGAGACGGCGGAAACCGTCCTCCGCGACGAACTGCGCGAACTGCTCGAAGTGTACGGCGTCGAGGTGGACGCCGCGACCTACTACCGGTTGTTTTACTACCTCTTTCGCTCGTTTCGCGGATTCGGTAAACTCGACCCGCTCATCAACGACCCGCACATCGAGGACATCTCGTGTGACGGCTACGACCTCCCCATCTTCGTCTACCACGACACGTACAACGACATCGGGACGAACGTCGTCTACTCGAAGGACGAACTCGACAGCCTCGTCGTCCGTCTGGCCCAGCAGTCCGGCCAGCACGTCAGCGTCGGCGAACCGGTCGTCGAGGCGACGCTCCCGGACGGCAGCCGCGCAGAACTCGCCCTCGGCGAGGAAGTGACGCCGCGAGGGTCGGCGTTCACCATCCGAAAGTACGCCGACGAACCGTTTACGCCGGTGGACCTGGTGAACTACGGAACCTTCAACCTCGACCAGATGGCCTACCTCTGGCTCGCCATCGAGAACAACAAGTCGCTCATCTTCGCGGGCGGCACGGCGTCCGGCAAGACGACTTCGATGAACGCGATTTCGATGTTCATCCCGCCGCGCTCGAAGGTGCTCACCATCGAGGACACGCGGGAGTTGACGCTGTATCACGACAACTGGCTGTCGTCCGTGACACGCGACCGGTTGGACGAGGGAACCGACATCACGATGTACGACCTGCTCCGGTCCGCCCTCCGTCACCGCCCCGAGTACATCGTCGTCGGCGAGGTCCGCGGCGAGGAGGCGATGACGCTCTTTCAGGCGATGAACACCGGTCACACCACCTACTCGACGATGCACGCCGACTCGGTGCAGACGGTCATCAACCGCCTCGAAAACGAACCCATCAACGTGCCGCGGGCGATGATACAATCGCTCGACATCCTCTCGATTCAGTCGTTGACCTACGTCGGCGAGGAGCGATTGCGGCGGACGCAGACGCTCGCCGAAATCAACGGCATCGACCAGCGAACCGGCGATCTGGACTACACGACCACGTTCTCGTGGGAGCCGAGCAAAGACACGTTCCGCAAACGCGACAGCGGCGTGCTAGACGAGATTCGACGCGACCACGGCTGGTCGCAGTCAGAACTGCTCACCGAACTCCGCGACAGGAAACTCGTCCTCCAGTATCTCCGCGAGAACGGCATCTCCGACTATCGGCGCTTTACGGCGATGGTCAACGAGTACTACGCCGACCCGGAGACCGTCGTTTCGAACGTCAGGGAAAGCACCGACTCGGCCGTCGCGGAGCTCGACTGA
- a CDS encoding DUF5793 family protein translates to MRRDYFTLNVENIDWVEADGTPRKPTVIIDFEGPSATLRERLTGPSDELLDASETDVTFRLQASLDDPTATGVVSVTNRTTGDFILELNEDADDVLRFIRAARAYGDETDESNGRYHVDIAINGDHVVEYDKSTFLVYNSEGNLLRQHSLIPSGVEL, encoded by the coding sequence ATGAGGCGCGATTATTTCACACTGAACGTCGAAAATATCGACTGGGTTGAAGCGGACGGGACGCCCCGCAAGCCGACGGTAATCATCGATTTCGAGGGACCGTCCGCAACGCTCCGTGAGCGACTTACCGGACCATCCGACGAACTCCTCGATGCGAGCGAAACGGACGTTACTTTCCGACTCCAAGCCAGTCTGGACGACCCGACAGCGACGGGCGTGGTGAGCGTAACGAACCGAACGACGGGCGATTTCATCCTCGAACTCAACGAGGACGCGGACGACGTGCTCCGATTCATCCGGGCGGCCCGTGCGTACGGCGACGAAACGGACGAGTCGAACGGACGCTATCACGTCGATATCGCCATCAACGGCGACCACGTGGTCGAGTACGACAAGAGCACGTTTCTCGTCTACAACAGCGAAGGCAATCTGTTGCGCCAACACAGCCTCATCCCGAGCGGCGTCGAACTGTAA
- a CDS encoding phosphohexomutase domain-containing protein translates to MNLFGTAGIRGDVVERVTPELALAVGRAAGRQAEEFVVARDGRETGAALAAAMEAGLESAGATVRRAGQLPTPALAFASQGRRGVMLTASHNPSTDNGIKLFDDGQEYDRAAERAVETGVEDEEPPRPWDEWGKSTNEDVIDAYRDAVIEYAREYGAPLNGVRVAVDCGNGMASVATPQVLRALGATVISLNANVDGHFPGRPSKPTPETLTDLRSFVASDDFEFGLAHDGDADRIVLVNADGDVVHEDTVVALLAEHYTYASDAEDPVVVTTPNASARIDERVRAAGGRVERVRLGALHEGIAAALEEGDDGTEVVFAAEPWKHIHTQFGGWIDGVVSAAVLSRLIADAGGVEALRADVTERPYRKVSVDCPDAAKTGTMERVETAIPERFPDATVETEYGVRAERADGSWVLVRPSGTEPYVRIYAESETVDELVAETKDVVGNAVSAAKK, encoded by the coding sequence ATGAATTTGTTCGGAACTGCGGGTATCCGTGGTGATGTCGTCGAGCGAGTGACGCCCGAACTCGCTCTCGCCGTCGGACGGGCCGCGGGACGACAGGCGGAAGAATTCGTCGTCGCCCGTGACGGACGCGAAACGGGCGCGGCGCTCGCCGCCGCGATGGAAGCGGGACTCGAAAGCGCGGGGGCGACCGTTCGCCGTGCGGGACAACTTCCGACCCCTGCGCTCGCGTTCGCCTCGCAGGGTCGTCGCGGCGTCATGCTCACCGCGAGTCACAACCCATCGACGGACAACGGCATCAAACTCTTCGACGACGGACAGGAGTACGACCGGGCCGCGGAACGCGCCGTGGAAACCGGCGTCGAGGACGAGGAACCACCCCGTCCGTGGGACGAGTGGGGAAAGAGCACCAACGAGGACGTCATCGACGCGTACCGGGATGCGGTTATTGAGTACGCACGCGAGTACGGTGCGCCACTGAACGGCGTCCGCGTCGCGGTCGATTGCGGCAACGGGATGGCGAGCGTGGCGACCCCCCAAGTGCTTCGGGCGCTGGGCGCGACCGTCATCTCGCTCAACGCGAACGTGGACGGTCACTTCCCCGGCCGACCGAGCAAGCCGACGCCCGAGACGTTGACCGACCTGCGTTCGTTCGTCGCCTCGGACGATTTCGAATTCGGCCTCGCCCACGACGGCGACGCGGACCGTATCGTCCTCGTCAACGCGGACGGCGACGTCGTGCACGAGGATACCGTCGTCGCACTCCTCGCGGAACACTACACGTACGCCAGCGACGCCGAGGACCCCGTGGTGGTGACGACGCCGAACGCCTCGGCGCGAATCGACGAGCGCGTCCGGGCGGCCGGTGGTCGCGTCGAGCGCGTGCGCCTCGGTGCGCTTCACGAGGGCATCGCGGCGGCCCTCGAAGAGGGCGACGACGGCACCGAAGTCGTGTTCGCCGCCGAACCGTGGAAACACATCCACACCCAGTTCGGCGGTTGGATAGACGGCGTGGTGAGCGCGGCGGTGCTCTCCCGACTCATCGCGGACGCCGGTGGTGTGGAAGCGCTTCGGGCCGATGTGACCGAACGACCCTATCGAAAGGTGAGCGTCGATTGCCCCGACGCGGCGAAGACCGGGACGATGGAACGCGTCGAGACGGCGATTCCCGAGCGGTTCCCCGACGCGACCGTCGAAACAGAATACGGGGTCCGTGCGGAACGGGCAGATGGCTCGTGGGTGCTCGTTCGACCGAGCGGCACCGAACCGTACGTCAGAATCTACGCCGAGAGCGAGACCGTTGACGAACTCGTCGCCGAGACGAAAGACGTCGTAGGGAACGCCGTATCCGCTGCAAAAAAGTAA
- a CDS encoding BMP family lipoprotein: MKTGGALGIAGLAGCISSPSDGGSGDGNDDGTDNTSTDGTDGGSGDGEDTTNVGMVYATGGLGDNSFNDMANMGIKQAKKEFGVQFQNAEPDSPTDVESLQRQFAQSSNPDYDLICCIGYVQTNSLIKNAGQYPDQNFMLVDSVAETDNGDLVKNVANYVFKEQQGSFLVGHLAGQLTQMDFSAGKSSTKSGKKTVGFVGGKEVPLIKKFEAGYKAGVAHASEDIEVKTAYAGTYSDPVKGKEAALSMYENGADIVYHAAGGTGTGVFKAANQKGRFAIGVDSDQSKAKGTAKFSNVILASMVKKVDEAVYRSTKNVIDGEFKGGKVNTLGLEQGGIEAVYGADLGSEIPDDVKSKVKESREAIISGDIEVPTTVEK, from the coding sequence ATGAAAACTGGCGGCGCGCTCGGTATTGCTGGCCTCGCGGGGTGTATCAGTAGCCCCAGTGACGGTGGCTCCGGCGACGGAAACGACGACGGAACCGACAACACGTCGACCGACGGAACGGACGGTGGCTCCGGCGACGGGGAGGACACCACGAACGTCGGGATGGTCTACGCGACGGGCGGCCTCGGCGACAACTCGTTCAACGACATGGCGAACATGGGAATCAAGCAGGCGAAAAAGGAGTTTGGCGTTCAGTTCCAGAACGCGGAACCCGACTCCCCGACCGACGTGGAGAGCCTCCAGCGCCAGTTCGCCCAGTCCAGCAACCCGGACTACGACCTCATCTGCTGTATCGGCTACGTTCAGACGAACTCCCTCATCAAGAACGCGGGACAGTACCCCGACCAGAACTTCATGCTCGTCGACAGCGTGGCGGAGACGGACAACGGCGACCTCGTGAAGAACGTCGCCAACTACGTCTTCAAGGAGCAACAGGGGTCGTTCCTCGTCGGCCACCTCGCGGGACAGTTGACCCAGATGGACTTCAGCGCGGGCAAAAGCTCCACGAAGTCCGGGAAGAAGACCGTCGGCTTCGTCGGCGGCAAGGAGGTTCCCCTCATCAAGAAGTTCGAGGCAGGCTACAAGGCCGGTGTCGCACACGCGAGCGAGGACATCGAGGTCAAGACGGCGTACGCTGGCACGTACAGCGACCCCGTGAAGGGGAAGGAAGCGGCGCTCTCGATGTACGAAAACGGCGCGGACATCGTGTACCACGCGGCTGGTGGTACCGGAACTGGTGTCTTCAAGGCCGCGAACCAGAAGGGTCGGTTCGCCATCGGTGTGGACAGCGACCAGTCGAAGGCCAAGGGGACGGCGAAGTTCAGCAACGTCATCCTCGCCAGCATGGTGAAGAAGGTGGACGAGGCGGTCTACCGCTCCACGAAGAACGTCATCGACGGCGAATTCAAGGGCGGCAAAGTCAACACTCTCGGCCTGGAGCAAGGCGGCATCGAGGCCGTGTACGGCGCCGACCTCGGGTCGGAAATTCCCGACGACGTGAAATCGAAGGTCAAAGAGTCCCGCGAAGCGATCATCAGCGGCGACATCGAAGTTCCGACGACGGTCGAGAAGTAA
- a CDS encoding ABC transporter ATP-binding protein, whose protein sequence is MSRAVHLDGITKRFPGVVANDNVDLTIEPGSVHALLGENGAGKTTLMNVLYGLYEPTEGRVVVDGQPREFDSPRDAIESGIGMIHQHFMLVDTLSIAENIVLGNEPRKWGGLAMDRDRAVREVRELSDQYGFDVDPNALVEDVSVGVQQRVEILKALYRGADVLILDEPTAVLTPQEIEDLLTVLDELTAQGKSIIFITHKLGEAMDAADQITVLRDGKNVGSVDTEGTTREELAELMVGREVLLETEKEPADPGDVMLNVSGLRITDERGVEQVSGVDVVAREGEVFGIAGVDGNGQSELIEAITGLDSPDEGAISFNGRDITGMSRRDRIDAGMAYVPEDRHEQGLVMEFDLVENGLLGSQHSEPFTHDGRIDWDGTRAHAEDIIEQYDVRPPDADASAESLSGGNQQKFIVGREFARDPSLVVAAHPTRGVDVGSIEFIHDRLLDLRAEGKAIVLISSKLDEVQQLSDRLAVMYEGEIMDVVDPDRVTEEELGLLMAGEHPADTPSLRGEAQ, encoded by the coding sequence ATGAGCCGGGCGGTACATCTCGACGGCATTACGAAACGATTCCCGGGTGTCGTCGCAAACGATAACGTCGATTTGACGATAGAACCGGGGTCGGTTCACGCACTTTTAGGGGAGAATGGTGCCGGAAAGACGACGCTGATGAACGTGCTCTACGGTCTGTACGAGCCCACGGAGGGGCGCGTCGTCGTCGACGGCCAGCCACGCGAGTTCGACTCGCCGCGAGACGCCATCGAGAGCGGTATCGGTATGATCCACCAACACTTCATGCTGGTGGATACCCTCTCGATTGCCGAAAACATCGTTCTCGGAAACGAACCCCGAAAGTGGGGTGGATTGGCGATGGACAGGGACCGCGCCGTACGCGAGGTGCGCGAGCTAAGCGACCAGTACGGGTTCGACGTGGACCCGAACGCGCTCGTCGAAGACGTGAGCGTCGGCGTCCAGCAGCGCGTCGAAATCCTGAAAGCGCTGTACCGCGGCGCGGACGTCCTCATCCTGGACGAACCGACCGCGGTGCTCACGCCGCAGGAAATCGAGGACCTGCTCACGGTGCTCGACGAACTCACCGCACAGGGAAAGAGCATCATCTTCATCACGCACAAGCTCGGCGAGGCCATGGACGCCGCCGACCAAATCACCGTCCTCAGGGACGGGAAGAACGTCGGCTCGGTCGATACCGAGGGGACGACCCGCGAGGAACTCGCGGAACTCATGGTCGGCCGCGAGGTGTTGCTCGAAACCGAGAAGGAACCGGCGGACCCGGGCGACGTGATGCTCAACGTTTCCGGGCTTCGAATAACGGACGAACGCGGCGTCGAACAGGTGTCAGGCGTCGATGTCGTCGCCCGAGAGGGCGAGGTGTTCGGCATCGCGGGCGTCGACGGAAACGGCCAATCCGAACTCATCGAGGCCATCACCGGCTTGGACTCGCCGGACGAAGGTGCGATTTCGTTCAACGGGCGCGACATCACGGGGATGTCCCGTCGTGACCGAATCGACGCCGGGATGGCCTACGTTCCCGAGGACCGCCACGAACAGGGCTTGGTCATGGAGTTCGACCTCGTGGAGAACGGGCTGCTCGGAAGCCAGCATTCGGAACCGTTCACGCACGACGGGCGGATCGATTGGGACGGCACGCGAGCCCACGCCGAGGACATCATCGAACAGTACGACGTTCGGCCGCCCGACGCGGACGCGTCGGCGGAATCGCTCTCCGGCGGAAACCAACAGAAGTTCATCGTCGGTCGGGAGTTCGCCCGCGACCCGTCGCTCGTCGTCGCTGCCCACCCAACACGCGGCGTGGACGTCGGCAGCATCGAGTTCATTCACGACCGACTGCTCGATTTACGGGCCGAGGGAAAGGCCATCGTCCTCATCTCCTCGAAACTCGACGAAGTACAGCAGCTCTCGGACCGACTCGCAGTCATGTACGAAGGTGAAATCATGGACGTCGTCGACCCGGACCGTGTGACAGAAGAGGAACTCGGCCTGCTGATGGCGGGCGAGCATCCGGCGGACACACCGAGTCTCCGAGGTGAAGCACAGTGA